The proteins below are encoded in one region of Pangasianodon hypophthalmus isolate fPanHyp1 chromosome 6, fPanHyp1.pri, whole genome shotgun sequence:
- the ttc36 gene encoding tetratricopeptide repeat protein 36 produces the protein MASEHDRAVLWTIFNPTSPFGDIPGLDQEEELADDDSSFDPNLLKQVKNLELQGVSAAESGDLKTALSHFNQAIQILPMRASAYNNRAQAKRLQGDTESAIEDLEQAILLSKGTGHTACQALVQRGLLLRLAHRDDDARADFERAAALGSTFARQQAVILNPYAALCNRMLSEVISNLRNPKVPETQ, from the exons ATGGCATCAGAACATGATAGGGCAGTTCTTTGGACAATCTTCAATCCTACAAGCCCTTTTGGAGACATTCCTGGTTTAGACCAAGAGGAAGAGCTTGCAGATGATG ACAGTTCCTTTGACCCTAATCTGCTAAAGCAGGTGAAGAATCTGGAACTGCAGGGAGTTTCTGCTGCTGAGTCTGGGGATTTGAAGACAGCCCTGAGTCATTTTAACCAGGCCATCCAGATACTTCCCATGAGAGCTTCAGCCTACAACAATCGTGCTCAGGCCAAACGTCTACAGGGCGATACTGAGA gtgcaattgAGGACTTGGAACAGGCCATTTTACTGAGCAAGGGCACAGGCCACACAGCCTGCCAGGCTCTTGTTCAGCGCGGCCTCTTGCTCAGACTGGCACACAGGGATGACGATGCCAGGGCTGACTTTGAGAGGGCAGCAGCCTTGGGTAGCACGTTTGCTAGACAGCAGGCTGTAATTCTAAATCCTTATGCAGCTCTCTGCAACCGCATGCTTTCTGAAGTCATCAGCAACCTACGCAACCCAAAAGTGCCAGAGACACAGTAG